In the genome of Pyramidobacter porci, the window GGTTTGGTCTTGCTCACCGCCACCAGCGTCACATCCGGCGCCCTGCGGCCGCTCCGCCGCGCCGCCGCTTCCATGCGGTCCCGAATCGACCGGATCGACGCGAACATTTCCGACTCTACCATAACCGCACCCTCTTTTCTTCGGCATTTGCCGCTTCAAGTATAACAGGATTTCCGGCAGAAAGCCCCGAGGCGATGAAAAAACGGCCGTCTTCGATGGGCTTTCCGGTGACGCTGCGGAAGACGAGCCGGTCGCCGACCAGCTCGAAAACGCCGTAGGTGCCGCGGCGGATCGTCACCGCCGAGTCCGGCACCACCAGCCCCGCATCCTCGTCGGAACAGACGAGAAAGTCCACCTCGCGCGACAGCGCCATATCCATGGGGAAATAGGGCATGTCGAGCGCCACTTTGGCGCGCTCGTCGCCGTACTTCACGTACACGCGCACGCGCGCCGTCCACTTCGGCCCCTTCGACTCGCGGCGGATGGAAATGGAGCCGCGCTCCAGACCGGTCCGCAGCCGGTCGGTCAGATCAAGGTAAAAAATCGCGCGCGGCTCCTGAGGCAGATAAATCAGTTTGCCCACCGCGCGGACGGCCGTGTCGAGCGGCTTCAGATCCTCGATCCAGCGCAGTTCCGGCGCTTTGGGAAGCAAGCCGGAGCCGAGCCACAGCGTCGGATAATCCCAGCGGTCTTCCGCACCGTCGATAGCCGGCAAAAAGTATCCCCGCGCCGGCGTGCGGATCGTGGTCGTGCGTCCGCGCGCCAGCACGGTCGCCACCACTTCGTCGTCGGCCACGGCCGCTACTTTGCCGCCGTAAGCCAGCTGCACCGTGCCGCCCGACGGAGCGGTGAGCACTTTTTCATGCCAGAGCAGCAGCGCGTGAACCGGCTGCTCTTCCTCGTAGAAATAGGGCTGCGGCATGAACAGAGGCGGCATAGCCTCTTCCGCGCTCTGCCTGGCCCACAGAAAATAGAATCCGGCGGCCAGCGCGCAGATGCCGGTTGCAAGGACGACGCGCAGAAAGCGGACGGGCCACGGCTCTCTCTTTTCGGGCGCTTTTTCCGGGCGCGGCGCGGAAACGCTTTGCCGCGGTTCCGGCGTGGCCGGGCGAGGCTTTTCGCGTTCCGTTTTCGAAAGCGGGACGCTCTTCGCGACCGCCCCTTGCACTCGCGCCCCCCTGTCCGGCGTTTTTTCCTCGGCGGGGCGGGGAGAACGGCTGGTCCGCTCGGTCTGCGGCGCCGCGTCGTTTTCGTTCAGATCCGGCAGTTCGAGCGAACGCCGCAGCCGCGGACGGACGGGCCATTTGAGCTTTCCGCGTCCGGAAGGAGGCGGCGCGTCGGGAGCATCCCGCGCCGGCGCGCCCGGCTGCACGCGCTTTTCCGGTGCCGGCGAAAGCGGAGACGAAGCGGACGGACGCTTTCGCTCCGGCCTTTCGCGTGCCTGCGTTGCTGATTTTACGTCATGTCGTCCCATTGCCGCGCCTCCGAAGTGAATAGTCGCTTCAATCAGCTTTTTATTGTAACGCAAAACGTCAAAAATTTGGAGATGCAAACGAGGCGGCGCACGAATTTTCAGCGTGAAAGTTTCGTTTTTTCGCGGGCGGCGCGCTTCACTGCGGCCGTTATTATGCTATAGTATGAAAAATTCTTGGGAACAAAAACCAAAGGGGGCTTCGCCGTGGAATGTGACGACGCTTCGCTGCCGAAAGCCGCGTCCGATGAAAAAGGCGCGTTCCGCAACGCGCTCTTCTTCCTGCTGTTCGCGGTCAGTCTGACGCTGCCGAATCTGGTGTATTCAGGCACTTCGTTCTTTCAGACGCTGCACTTGATGAAGTGGTGCTTCGCGCTGGTCCCCGTCGGTCTGCTCGCGCTCTGCGCGGGCGGGCAGACGCTGCTCGACGGGGAACGCGGGCCGCTGCGCCTCGACGTTATGGGGCTTTATTGGCTGTTCTTCCTGGTTTTCGTGACGCTGCAGCCGCTGTGGGTGCCGCTCCGTTCCGTGCCCGGCTGGCAGCGCGAATGGTTCTTTTTCGCCGGCTGCGTCGTCTTCTATCTGGCGGCGTTCTCCTTTTTCAAGGAAAACTGGCTGCGTCCGATCCTCTGGATGGCGGCGCTGAACGCCACGATCAACGGGATTTTCGCCGAGCTGCAGGTACGCGGCATGGTCGCGCCGCTCCGGGGCCTGAAGCTGGTCATGCAGACGCCGGGGCACTACATCGGCAACACGGGACAGCAGAACATGTTCGCGTTATGGCTGGCGATGGCGCTGTTCTCGTCGCTGTTCCTCTTCGTCTGCTACGGCGGCCTTTTCGCCAAAAATTTCCGGAACAAGCTTATGATCGCCGGCAACCTGTCCTTCTATATGATCATGTCGTGGTGTCTGATCCGTTCCACAAGCCGTTCGGGGATCCTGGCGTTCTGGGTGGGGACGCTGGCGATGGCGCTGATGATCTTCTTCACTTCGCGGGACCGCGCTCAGCTCAAACGCGCCGCCCTCGGCATCGCTCTGTTCTTCGCCGTGCTGGCCGTGTTCATTCTCGCCGACACGGGACGGGGCTTCGACTTTTTGCTGAAGACGCGCGACATGATCAAAAACATCGCCGACATCGCCGCCCGCCGGGAAATTTGGCAGACGTCGCAGCAGGTCGGCGCGTTTCGGCCGCTGACCGGCGTCGGTCTGGGGCAGTTCAAATGGCACTATCTTCAGGGGCAGCACGTCGCCATGACGCTCGATCCTACCATGAAATGGCAGTTCACCTACTGGGCGCACAACGAAATCCTGCAGTGGTTCTGCGAGTTCGGCCTGGGGGGCGTTGCGTCGCTGCTGCTGGCCGGTCTGGTCTGGCTGGCGGCGTTGTGCCGCTGCGTGCGCCGCCACCGCGGCCGCCGGCTGCCCATGGAGTTCCTCTGGGGAAGTTCGTTCCTGTTCCTGGTCTGGTTCGACGCGCTCTGGACGCGCCCGTTCCACCGCATCGAGAATTCGCTCTGGGCCGCCCTCGCCTTCGCGCTTTGCAGCCGCCATCTTTTCCGGGACGAAGAGGGCGTGTCCGCGCCGAAGAAATTGCCTTCGCTGTTCTACCGCCTGACGGGCGCGTTCATGCTCGCCGCGGCGGTGGGCGGATTCTGGTTCGGCATCGACGGCATCCGCGCCGACTTGCTGCTGCGCCGCGCCGAAAGCTTCACCGACGACGTGGAGGAAAAAGCCCGGCTCATGAACATCGCCCGTCACAGTCCGATGGTGCGCGACCTGGCGGAACACGAGCTGGCCATGCTGCGCCTGCGCTTGGGCGAAAAGCTCGGCGACCGCGAGATCATCGCCGACGGCCTCAATCAGCTGATCGCCTGCTTCGTTCAGCAGCCCACGGCAGAGGACTTCGCCACGCTGATGGACTACGCGCGCCGATCCAACATCGCCTCGCTGCTCGAATTTCTCGAACCGTACGCGCCGCCCTCGCCGCCGCCTGCAGCCGGGGCGGCAGGCTGATCTTCCGCCGCTCGATGAGAGAACCCGTACAAAAAAATCCTGAACCGGAAAACCGGCTCAGGATTTTTTGTAACGCGGCGGGAATCCGTAGGCGTCGCCGCGGCTGACCGCCAGACGGCGGCCGACGTTTTTCATGCGCAGGGCAAGAGAATCGCGGCACTCGGCAGCTTCGTCGCCGGCGCAGAGCTTATGGTCGTAGAGGGCGTAATCCCGGCGCACGGCCTGCGGCGAAAGATTCGGCATGACGACGTTGGCTCCGGCCAGAATCCCCAGCTCGCGCCCGTCCGCCGCGATCGTGCCCAGCGCCGTGGTAGCGGGAATCAGGGCTTTGGGAAAAAACAGGCGCAGCAGCGACAGGCACAGCAGCGTCAGCTCCAGAGTGCCCGCCGGCGCGTGTCCGAAAGGCGTGTCCCGCTGGGGGATGAAGGGGCCGATGCCGATCATCTGCGGCTGCAGTTCCTTCATGAATTGAAAGTCGGCGGCGAGATGCGCGGAACTCTGTCCGGGGGAGCCGACCATGAACCCCGAACCGACTTGATAGCCCAGGCGTTTCAGCGTCCGCAGGCAGCGCTTGCGGTTTTCCGGGCGCTGCCGCAGCGGGTGGAGCATACGGTAATGTCCGTCGCAGGCCGTCTCGTGGCGCAGCAGATAACGCTCGGCGCCGGCGTCGAAAAACATCCGATAGGCATCGTCGCTGCACTCGCCCACCGAAAGCGTCACCGCACAGTCGGGGAACTCGCGGCGGATGCAAGCCACGAGCGGCGCGATGCGCTC includes:
- a CDS encoding efflux RND transporter periplasmic adaptor subunit, which produces MGRHDVKSATQARERPERKRPSASSPLSPAPEKRVQPGAPARDAPDAPPPSGRGKLKWPVRPRLRRSLELPDLNENDAAPQTERTSRSPRPAEEKTPDRGARVQGAVAKSVPLSKTEREKPRPATPEPRQSVSAPRPEKAPEKREPWPVRFLRVVLATGICALAAGFYFLWARQSAEEAMPPLFMPQPYFYEEEQPVHALLLWHEKVLTAPSGGTVQLAYGGKVAAVADDEVVATVLARGRTTTIRTPARGYFLPAIDGAEDRWDYPTLWLGSGLLPKAPELRWIEDLKPLDTAVRAVGKLIYLPQEPRAIFYLDLTDRLRTGLERGSISIRRESKGPKWTARVRVYVKYGDERAKVALDMPYFPMDMALSREVDFLVCSDEDAGLVVPDSAVTIRRGTYGVFELVGDRLVFRSVTGKPIEDGRFFIASGLSAGNPVILEAANAEEKRVRLW
- a CDS encoding O-antigen ligase family protein, whose product is MECDDASLPKAASDEKGAFRNALFFLLFAVSLTLPNLVYSGTSFFQTLHLMKWCFALVPVGLLALCAGGQTLLDGERGPLRLDVMGLYWLFFLVFVTLQPLWVPLRSVPGWQREWFFFAGCVVFYLAAFSFFKENWLRPILWMAALNATINGIFAELQVRGMVAPLRGLKLVMQTPGHYIGNTGQQNMFALWLAMALFSSLFLFVCYGGLFAKNFRNKLMIAGNLSFYMIMSWCLIRSTSRSGILAFWVGTLAMALMIFFTSRDRAQLKRAALGIALFFAVLAVFILADTGRGFDFLLKTRDMIKNIADIAARREIWQTSQQVGAFRPLTGVGLGQFKWHYLQGQHVAMTLDPTMKWQFTYWAHNEILQWFCEFGLGGVASLLLAGLVWLAALCRCVRRHRGRRLPMEFLWGSSFLFLVWFDALWTRPFHRIENSLWAALAFALCSRHLFRDEEGVSAPKKLPSLFYRLTGAFMLAAAVGGFWFGIDGIRADLLLRRAESFTDDVEEKARLMNIARHSPMVRDLAEHELAMLRLRLGEKLGDREIIADGLNQLIACFVQQPTAEDFATLMDYARRSNIASLLEFLEPYAPPSPPPAAGAAG
- the hydE gene encoding [FeFe] hydrogenase H-cluster radical SAM maturase HydE, with the protein product MNEKIQAIAMRLIAEHDLPPQDLQALLENNSPQLRRTLAEAAQELCRVYYGDEVYMRGLIEFTNECRSDCYYCGIRRGNGAVRRYRLGEEEILGCCRRGYDWGFRTFVLQGGEDPQYPPERIAPLVACIRREFPDCAVTLSVGECSDDAYRMFFDAGAERYLLRHETACDGHYRMLHPLRQRPENRKRCLRTLKRLGYQVGSGFMVGSPGQSSAHLAADFQFMKELQPQMIGIGPFIPQRDTPFGHAPAGTLELTLLCLSLLRLFFPKALIPATTALGTIAADGRELGILAGANVVMPNLSPQAVRRDYALYDHKLCAGDEAAECRDSLALRMKNVGRRLAVSRGDAYGFPPRYKKS